DNA sequence from the Armigeres subalbatus isolate Guangzhou_Male chromosome 1, GZ_Asu_2, whole genome shotgun sequence genome:
TCCAAATACCCTCTGAACACATTCATAtggacttgttttgcaaaataataATGTTTGATACGTTACAAGCCAGGTTTCAGCAATGATCGAAAAGTGGTCACTTCCCCCAGGAAATTAGCAACACAGAGCGTTCCGAAATGTGACCAGATGGACCAAATACCCTCGAAACACATTCCTATTGacttgttttgtaaaatcatgaagtttgattcgTCGCAAGACAAGTTTcagaattaattaaaaaaagtggccacttcccccaggaaACTAGCATTCCAGGGGATTtcggaatgtgaccagatggaccaaataccctcagaacaAATTCCTATGGACTTGATttgcaaaaccatgaagtttgatacgtcgcaagccaggtttcagtatCGATTAAAAAGGTGGTCCTttccccagggaaccagcattccagggcgttccggaatgtgaccagatggacctagagtcctataagaagagtaacgccatgtgccacgtttgataggtctcctgctcgtttggaacgcgcatttgtatggagctggcagacgattctgttccagttctaacacttgacgacactgttattttAGTCACTGTAGATGGACCAAATAAATTTAGAACACATTTCTATGGACttaatttgcaaaatcatgaagtttgatacgtcgcaagacAGGTTGCAGTATTGATAAAAAAGTGGTCACTTCCCCCAGGGAATCAGCATTCCAGGATGTTCCGGAATGTGATTAGATGGACCAAATGCTCTCAGATCACATTCCGCCgagcttgttttgcaaaatcatgaagtttgacatgtcgcaagccaggtttcggaATTagtcgaaaagtggccacttcgcCCTGGAAACCAGCATTCCAGGGCGTTCCAGAATATGACCAGATGTGTCAAATACCTTCCGAACACATTTCtatgaacttgttttgcacGTCGAAAGACGTGTTTCCGGCTTGATCAGGCAGTGACCATTTTTCCGGACCGGTAGGTTACCCCAGCACTCCCATCAATATCTCCGGAGCCATGTCCATTTTCAGAacgaattttcaaaaggaattttgtgatcgatcgcagaaaacagaaccaaattccgatgcaagactgctgagaaccatcattttgaaaaattagttCTACATAAAATTGGAGGTCAGGTACGTGACGGGCGAGACGAAGCTCGACGGGTCCGCTAGTAATGAATAAAAAgcaacacgctaaaaatgagctactcaaaattgagtcgaatccgactcattttcattaaaaacgggacaactcaaaatttgagtaatatatactacttcaataaaataatgatttcgcgaaagttaagcttggccttccatcaatttttaatacgacagatgcgaatcaagtttatctatctatctaagtacattttacgacaaacagactcctagtttaagtgcattGGCTTCGTGCTCAAATGACGTAACGCTAGAGGGGTAGGAAGGGGGGTTGAGTAACCGATACTTATTGTGACACAGGGGCAAAATCGGATATGCAATTTGCATTTCTACAATGTCCTGCTTAAAAAGAGGATAAGGGACCATCCATAAATTTCGTAACgattagagggggagggggttgcatgaagtgtgacaatccatacaaactATTCAGATGTTTCATATAAAAATTGTGACATAGCGGGAAGGGAGGTTTAAAAGgggtgtttttttctggaagtcCTTCTAGTTTTCTGAAGTCACTCAACACTTTGGGCATATCGTAAATCATGCACAAGGGCTCTTAGAGCCTGTATGGGCTCCATAGGTTGTTATATTCGTGTGCAATCTTCGTGCATATAAAAGTGGCCTACTGACGATCTTACCTCCCCTCCGACGATTACAGGAtgttttatagagggatgaaggcaaatctgcaaacatACACCTGGAATTATTACTTAGGGGGTGGGGTTGACGGAACGctggacccactaaacccacccaagcaacggagggttacttgagttaccctctctactaataccctggtttccccaggaactgcctcccagcattacacctgggcagtgttgtcctacactcaaggcaaaaaattctgctctttgattttactccatctaaacgattttatagtctcaactaagtaagttcaactaataaaaggatatttgaattttctaaatgtcatggcaaactgtaaaaaaaatgcactccagagcaacaggagcgcgcgcactgaaaatgcactggagtgtattttcagcgcgcgcgctcctgtggctctggagtgcatttttttgacagtttgccatgacatttagaaaattcaaatatccttttattactaaattaatgatttcgtgtgtgttacttctgcgtgaagttaaacgatttacaatgatatggaaatgctaatatcatcttccaaacttggacgtacatgttcatgatagcattagaggcgaaagtatagaattgatagttccgttaggatacggcaggcatgaagaatgtttttatagaagtcgatttgaaagcgagcggagggcaatatttgtgatggcacataccgcacgaccttccttctgccaagctcccgtatgaagggggagggaagaatatcagtgtggaagctgtacgtccaagtttggaagatgatattagcatttccatatcatccttttattagttgaacttactcagtggagactataaaatcgtttagatggagtaaaatcaaagagcagaattttttgccatgagtgtaggacaacactgctccTGGGTGATAGGCAGTACTTAATatactcgctcattcacgctcacacaggcactcatcccgtatgagtcttacttgggtgctctctctaCCATACCCTCTGACATACCCTGACATTCtttctgacgcaccatatgagtcttacttggatgctcaccactgACATACCATGATAGTCTAACTTGGTTACTCACCGTTTACgcaccatgtgagactaacttggatgctcatcctaccacctgattcacgctcGAGCACACCAATCTGAGACTTATTTGCGTACTCACTCTAGCACACTctgccactcctcctgacacacgCTGGAGGATTGGCAGGGTGTGCTAGAATGAGCACCCAAATACGTCTCGGATTGGTGTTCTAGAGCGTGAATTATTTTGGGTATATAAACATGTGAATTCGGCTGAGAAATGCCTGAAATATTGCtaagtcaaatccgggtcaatATGACACGAACACCGTTGctgtgagttttttttagctCTTCAGGATTGTCGTATCAAGTAGGTGAACGTTCTGAAACATTTTCACGAAAAAGGAAAAGGTAAGAAGTTTCAGACCATCACATTGtggcgtttaaaagttattttcatTGAAAGTGCGATTCGAGTCATATTGACCCGAATACTTTAGGAAGGTTAAAAACTCTTCGGTAAggaaaaggaaaacggaagaaggaagacagaagaaggaaaagggaagaaggaagaaaaatcaaggaagaagggagaaggaaaaaggaagaaggaagaacaaagaaggaagaacaaagaaagaagaaggaagaaagaaagaagaaggaagaagtctgagggaagaagcaagaaagaagaaagaagaaagaagaagtaaaaaggaaggatgaaggaataaagaagaacgaataaggcagaaggaaaaaggaagaaggtggaAGAAAGAACGctgagggaagaaagaaggaggaaggggaaagaaggaatgaagaataagaaataagaaagaaggtagaatggAGAAAAAGCGAAGAGGGAATAATgaacaagaaagaaggaattattgagaaagaaggagaaaaaaggaagaaacaagaagaaagaaagaagcaacaggaaaaagaagcaacaaaaaagaaagaaaaagaaggaatgataaaaaagagggaagaaggaagaatgaagaaagaagaaggaaaagagaaaaagaaagtagggaaagaagaagaagaaagaaggaagaggaagaaggaattataaagtagaaagaagaaaaaggaagaaggaagaagaaagaacaaagaaagaagaagaatgaaggaagaaagtaggaagaaaatgcagaaaggagaaggaagaagggagaagaaataagtaacaaagaagaaggaagaagaaaaaagaagagcgaataagaaaaaaagaagacagatagaagTAGGAAGATGcaggaagggagaaggaagaaggggtaaggcgaagaatgaacttctcattttcactttttgcttgtTTTTACTAATCCGGTCTAATTACCTTCGGCCTTATGGCCTGACACCGGCACTTATTGCTCTGAGACACATCAACCTATgcgtgctctccagtttctgaaGGTTTCGATCGACACCAAGTGCCGATGCCCAAGCTGGGCCGCTGTTTCTGAGGATAGATACAGCAACGCCGGCTAGTAACCTACGTCTGCTGGAGCGCACCCCCGAGCTATtagacatcatcctcgataatgccgcaatagCTGTTGAAGCTTTCCTGCAGGCGTAATCAACGtgactgccgaagttcagtctatcatcgatcatcaccccAAGGAGCTTCACCTCCCGCTTAGAATTGATCGTATAGTCACCCACGCGAACCACAGCCTCCTGTACCGACTTACgattgttaacaacaaccacctctgTTTTATGGTGTGCTAGGCCCAGCTGCCTAGACCCCATCCATTCCTCTACCATGGCGATCATGTGGGCCGCCGTCAATTCCACTTCAACAATAGACTCTCCGTAGACCTCTAGCgttatgtcgtcagcgaagccaaagatcttaacaccaggagggaacttgaGCCTCAAAACATCGTCATATATAGCGTTCCATAGCACCGGGCTCAGGATAGACCCTTGAGGGACATCTGCTTTGATAGAGGCACAGTTCTGACCaacatcggtctcgtataatagtacgcgattctggaagtagctttccaaaatgttgtacaggcccaccggaatacccaaccggagtaacgagagcgcgatggcatcccagcttgcgctgttgaatgcattcttgACGTCTAGCGTCACGACCGCACAGAACCGggatgatactcgctttgatagaagccgacgagtaatctgcacttccacgagaaatcactgggatgttgtaTATATGAGGGGTAggaacccgagcaaagtctgaaaacataatgagagcatatagaaaacatattttgatattgatatcaaatcgaaatcatagtttgttttcaaatatgaatcataatgactgattatatattttgatctcattttgctattgatttctaaattgtatgatctgatatcaaactgtgtacttattttgttatcggaaccaatatcaaaattagttttcaattttctctcatcgatagcaggaatagttttcgatttgatgtcacagtaagatttttctgctgtagattttgaacatttaaccgttaaaacgattAAAAGGATATTTACCTGAGTaatcaaaattaggcgatttcataacaacaaaattagttatcgattggctctcaagctttgctcgggaagTGTGGCAGGgctcgttttggtaaacggtatgtcgtgtatagcgtgtagttttattgattttaaacaAACATATgcgaacgaacactaattattttaattatcgaccgcactaagcagaacaaagtTTCGATAACCGACCGAtcattctgcttactgaagaaaacacgatcggacgcaatacattttttttactttctcaGGGACCGAAATTCGTACAGTACttcatgaaatatcaataaggcaagagttaatttataaataatttatcttattctGTGCATATGCTTGTAAGCAAGATGTTTGGccattgaaatgaaaaataggctttgaaagtaaaataacaccaatcaaaaacaaatcgtcaCCCTGCAAACGCGGTGTTTCAGGCGCCATTTGATCGTCGTGTCGACCATGatggtaggggaagaggccccaaaacgccccccccgatgcaaaacgccttttgtggtttccgtcatatttaccgtcattaagatggccgtaacaaaactagatctaaaattatgtaggttaggcgaaaaaagttgcAAAATAGTGtgtgggaaggtcggaaaaaccgaaaatttccacattttaaagaaacatctaacattttggcgaggcaaaatgcCCTAGTGGCACtcacctacaatgtacttgcgtttCCACCCActttccataccagaatgctgattcgccgacgcatggtactttgttccctagtagTTGCCAGCCAGAGCTGGCATTTCCTCACACACTGTGCACAATGAGGAGATTTTAATACACACCACAGAGAGTGACGCTGATACTCATCGTGTAACAAAGCCAACACGGTGAGTGAGGACGAAGACGAAGAGTGAGAGAATCATGCCGGTGAGAGCTGGGCCAGCACAAAGTTGTGCCACTTAGTGCAATATTATTAGAAACGATTTCGTTTTCTATGAAGCCcgctgattttttttggaacacAAACATACTAGGCTTGTGAAAATTATTTAACTAACGTCTCAGTTAGAAAGGACGAGGTTTTAATAAAGTCTGGCGCACCATGCCAAATTGTCGAATAAAGATCAAATAAAAAAGAttaagaagaggaagaagaagaagctaaaaGATGATACATATTTGGAAAGAATGGCACGGGAAAGCAAACggttaaattttgaaaacgcttctcgaaaattctagaagcaatttagatAAATGCAGTTAGCAGTACGGGGATGAACTTTCCTTATATTGTATAAAAACACATAacttcgattttgaattttttttctattttattttattctttattcttgatgctaaaatcaagaaaaaattTAGCACTGAAATGAAATAATGGAACTTTATATAAGTTCAATGTTTTCCGTTTTGTTCCGAATTTAGACCCTTTATATTTACCAAGATTACCTGACGGAAATTGTATTTAGACATCGTTTCGTCAGTAACTTATTTTAAAGCAGGTGGGACGGAATAATGCTGGTAGTACAATTGCTTCTTAATAGTTTTGCCCACAGACATCCCAAAAgccagcaaaaacaaaaatatcttatTACGCATAAATAGAATCAACAGCTACGTTTAACTTTCCTTGacaatgtttatttttattctgtttgattcaccgttttgtcaaaactcattgaggaacacggtgtgtttatttcatcatttatcctcaactcttcgtgtctgacaaatgcattcgatgcagagtagAAACACAAAGAGGACTCACTGCGTTGTGGAAGAGAAAGAATGAGCGATAAGCGAAACACACTCTCTGCGGTCTTTTTGAGGAGTGCAAAAGACACGCACATTTCGACTACTCTGAGGAGTATGCCAGCCCtgagctaaaaggcgttttgcctcatgaattttccggcaacagaatatcaccactttttttgaaatgtgaataatatcaatatgattgagatttttgacaatttttgaatggcatcaactagctatcttgtttaactgttgcataatgtaaaaatactcatgaatagcgttacaaatgagACAATGAAGCAGTGTTTGCTCAGCTAGGGCattcccccccccccttcccctacagtATACcaccgctgatccgacaaatgtatggccggactatcgaggtTTCCCTCCCACTGCCAAattcatacaaatgaaccaaaataaaatcacagcacaaatttgaaagaataatgtgtttaaatgggcgTTGATACTTTttcatccggaaaattccgaattagcgagatccggactaacgaatCGTCGGGTTAGCGAGGTCTGGATAAGGGGGGGCATACTGTATCAAATATGCCTGTGCCTGGATTGAATTTGCTATTGAATGAAGTAAGCTCagtggaaaacaaaacaaatttattcGCCGGTAAGATCTCTTCCTAATCAAGATAAAGATACATTCAACACATTCGCACGGTAAAACAACCTattacgagaaaaaaaaaccggaACATGATCCAGAGGTACAAAACTAGCATCTGTTTCGCCTAGTAGTCCCGTTGTTTTCTactaaaaaaatgcaatttgatTTGACAATTGTATTTTTCCGCAGTGTCGAGTTGAAAACCATTGATAGAGCGGAGAAAAACTTGAAGTTTCTTGGGAATGGGACGGTTGGGAACATGTTAAGAAAATCGATTGATGAGGGCTAAAAATTACTGAACTTTTACAGTTGAAACTTGTactagggtaagggaggtattttgtaccaccagttcgacggctcatattttggaccactgagtgcaaattcttcttggtggtccaaaataagagctttcgtaagggtggtccaaaatacatcctttaccctatttGTACGAAGCGTAAAAACAAAACGTAGTGAAATGTTTGCAAATGTTTGCAGtgcaaaatatttcagaatGGGATAAACAAAGTCAAAGTGTCGCAAGTTACACCACTGTTGAAAGTAACTCCATTTGATAACATGTAATATTTGATAAGATACCTTTGAAAGTATTAaaccaagtattttttttcaaatcatcaaaatatGTATAAGCCACTGATAGTCCACTTTGATACTTATTCCAAATGATGTTGTTCGTTCATATTTGTCTGTCATTTAGTTCATTTTTATCGATACCTCAAATGTACTACCGTCCTTTTCCACTGAATCGATTCTTGATTGCATTCACAGAAATATCTCGTTGCAATACAACTTTCGCAATTAACTTGCAGCATCTTCCGAAGGATTGCATTTTCCTATCTTCAAACATTTCCACCTTCGTCTGATTCATGTGAACTATTTCATAAGGCATAAAGTACATTGGGCTACAAGTGAATCGTGCGCGAGCACCAAGAATTCGATACTTGCAGACTTTGTTTGAATGGGcgatattgtttttatttccgTTTTGCATTTCTCATATAcgaagtatacgtaaaggatatatgttcgctccaaaaacaaacgttttatagaaggcctggaggcccatagtgttatataccaatcgacgcaGTTCGACGAACGCGtagtagttgccaagctacAACATGGCAGTGTACTGGAGTGTGGACCACTAAACCCTCCTTGGGCTTCAACCCCAATTCCCCCCGGGACAGCTTCCCAGCATTACTTGTGGATAATAGGCTGCACTTAATGTACTCATTCACACAAGCACTTacaccattaggccgaaagttacCCATCacacccatctggccgaaagttatttggccgaaagagtcattttgccgaaaagatcatttttccgaaaggatcatttgccgaaagggtcatttggccgaataggacatttggccgaacatgccattcgaaacaagagaaattaggagtgagagcTGATACGTCACttgtcacttttcacagtgagcagtgagaaatgagaagtgattggtgagacgatttgacagttctgtaccaaacatgtttcggacagcagaacaaagggaaccgaactCTTTaacttgtaactaaaatatcttttgatcgAACCATACATAGTTGGTAGATTCACTGTAAGGCAGGCATTTTTTAAGTTCTACTCTAAGGTGAAATAAATGTTCAAAGTGTTCAAAGTTggtataatttttttaaactttagaattatttatttattgtggaTTTTTAAGTCTAAATCATGCTTTATACCAGAGTGATTAAAACATCTACCAATGGCTCATGTTGATTAGCATTTACAATTTAAGACCCACTAGCTCCTTTGCGCCCTATTGATTTCTGCAGAGCTAAATTTGAAACTCTCCACCGGATGCATTCTTTATCGCACATTGTTGGAAAGAAAGTGAGAAGTACGTGCCTTCGTCCTGCCCACCGTCATCTTCCTGATTCCGTACTCTGGAACGACAAAGTCGATCAACCTGGAGGTTACGGCATTCTTTCGCAATGTTTTCCGCTCCAGTTGAGTGAAAAGCGAACGAAATAAAGCACCGATACTATCATGGGATCACCGAGTCGGGTGTAAATCTCAGCATCGTTTATGAGAAATCGCTACCCAGGTAGGGAGAATGGCCATTTTGGCATTCAGTTACCTGTTGGGGCGA
Encoded proteins:
- the LOC134206304 gene encoding uncharacterized protein LOC134206304, translating into MVEEWMGSRQLGLAHHKTEVVVVNNRKSVQEAVVRVGDYTINSKREVKLLGVMIDDRLNFGSHVDYACRKASTAIAALSRMMSNSSGVRSSRRRLLAGVAVSILRNSGPAWASALGVDRNLQKLESTHRLMCLRAISAGVRP